A window of Pectobacterium carotovorum genomic DNA:
GAAAGATCTGGCCTGTCTGGGCTTCTCCGCTGATTTGGTGATGCAGTCGTTCTGTCACACCGCGGCTTATCCTAAGCCGGTTGACGTGACCACGCACCACACGCTGCCTGATTTCATCATGAACCGTGGTGGCGTATCGCTGCGTCCGGGCGATGGGGTTATCCACTCCTGGCTGAACCGCATGCTGCTGCCAGATACCGTTGGTACAGGCGGTGACTCCCACACCCGTTTCCCTATCGGGATCTCTTTCCCTGCGGGCTCCGGTCTGGTGGCGTTTGCTGCCGCGACGGGCGTGATGCCGCTGGATATGCCGGAATCCGTTCTGGTGCGCTTCAAAGGCAAAATGCAGCCGGGCATTACCCTGCGCGATCTGGTTCACGCCATTCCGCTGTACGCCATCAAGCAAGGCCTGTTGACCGTTGAGAAGAAAGGTAAGAAGAACATCTTCTCTGGTCGTATTCTGGAAATCGAAGGTCTGCCGGATCTGAAAGTTGAGCAGGCGTTTGAACTGACCGACGCCTCGGCGGAACGTTCTGCGGCTGGTTGTACGATCAAGCTGGATAAAGCGCCGATCATCGAGTATCTGAACTCCAACATTGTGCTGTTGAAGTGGATGATCTCCGAAGGCTACGGCGATCGTCGTACGCTGGAGCGCCGTATTCAGGGCATGGAAAAATGGCTGGCCGATCCGCAACTGCTGGAAGCCGATGCCGATGCCGAGTACGCGGCGGTGATCGACATCGATCTGGCTGATATCAAAGAGCCAATCCTGTGTGCGCCGAACGATCCAGACGATGCGCGCTGGTTGTCTGACGTGCAGGGCGAGAAGATTGATGAAGTCTTCATCGGTTCCTGTATGACCAACATCGGTCACTTCCGTGCGGCAGGTAAACTGCTGGATAGCCACAAAGGCCAGCTGCCGACCCGCCTGTGGGTTGCGCCGCCGACCAAGATGGATGCAGCACAGCTGACCGAAGAAGGCTACTACAGCGTGTTTGGTAAGAGCGGGGCGCGTATCGAGATCCCAGGTTGCTCGCTGTGCATGGGTAACCAGGCGCGCGTAGCGGATGGTGCGACGGTCGTTTCTACTTCGACCCGTAACTTCCCGAACCGTTTGGGAACCGGTGCTAACGTGTATCTGGCGTCTGCCGAACTGGCTGCGGTGGCTTCGCTGCTGGGTCGCTTGCCGACCTCAGAAGAGTACCAGACCTACATGTCTCAGGTGGATAAAACCGCGCAGGACACCTATCGCTATCTGAATTTTGACCAGTTAGGTCAATATACCGAGAAAGCCGATGGCGTGATCTTCCAGACGACGGTCTAACTCGCTATAGTTCGCATCCCAACATTGAAGGAGGCCTTGTGCCTCCTTTTTTTATGCGCCATCTCTGCTGGAATTGGCATACGGGATTGTGTGCATCTGCAACATGAAAGGTGAAGGTGCATCACGACGGTAGAGTGTAGAGGCGACTAGACTGAACAAAAGAAACATAACAGTGAGGATGGCATCATGGACTATGAATTTTTGCGGGATGTGACGGGCCAGGTCATCGTTCGTATGTCGATGGGACATGAAGCGATCGGGCACTGGTTCAATGAAGAAGTGAAAGGCCAACTGACGATATTGACTGACGTCGAAGACGCCGCGCGTTCCGTCGCGGGCAGCGAGCGGCAGTGGCGGCGCGTGGGTCATGAATACACGCTGTCGCTGGATGAAGAAGAAGTGATGGTGCAGGCAAATCAGCTGTCTTTCACCACGGATGAGCTGGAGGAAGGCATGAGTTATTACGACGAAGAGAGCCTGTCTTTATGCGGTCTGGATGATTTTCTGACGCTGGTGGAAAAGTATCGCGATTTCGTCCTGCATTGATCGTTTCGGTCGCACGAGCGTTTTAGTAACACGATAATTTTAGTAACACCACCCGACGAGCGAGTGGTGTTTTTATCAATCAGCCAAGATCGGCATAGCCAAAGCGCGTCTGCCAGTCATGATTGAACCGGTTAAGCGCATCTTCAACCGCAGGATCTTGCAGGAACAGCTCAGCAACAGCAGGGTTGATGGTAATCGCCCGACACCCAGCCAGCAGGCAGTCAAATACCTGATGCGGTGTGCGAAAGCTGGCTGCTAGCACCTGAGTTTTCGGACAGAGCAGGTTAATCAGGGTTTGCAACTCTTTCACCAGCGCAATCCCGTCTCCACCTCTGCGCATCAATGCGGTTGACGTAAGGCGCAATGTAACTCGCTCCTGCCAGCGCGGCATAAAACCCTTGCCCAGCGCCGTAGATGGTGGTGCCGAGGGTGGGAATATCCAACGTTGTTAATTGCTTAATCGCACTTAAACCTGCATGGGTTACTGGTATTTTGACGACCAGAGAAGGAATGACGTCTCTGAGTTTCAACGCCTCTTCCACCATCACGTCAGGATCGCAAGCCATCACCTGAGCAAACCTGTCCTTCCGTGCCGATAATGGTCTGCATGTCCCGCAGCACGCTATAAATATCGGATTTTCCGCGTGCGACAATACTCGGATTGGTGGTCACGCTGATACGTTCGGCAAGTTTTAGGGCTTACTGACGAAATTTAGGCGTTTGGTACTTGCCATGATTGAGAACGACGATCACCCGACCGTACTGGAAAAAGTGAAATTTATCTTTGAACCCCGCGCCAGCAGTTAGCAAGGGATAAAACGTGTGCTCCAATCGTTGAAGTATATTCTGAATATTAGATAGTAGCGTTGTTGAAATACCAATCCGTATTCTTCTCTCCCAAATGAAACGGAAATAGTGTGGCTAATCCCTAATCTGATGGATTCAACAACGCTGATAACTGATTCTCACTAAGAATATTTCCTTTTTTATTGACCCTTATTCCAGCGGTTAGCACGGCTGAAAGAGC
This region includes:
- the acnB gene encoding bifunctional aconitate hydratase 2/2-methylisocitrate dehydratase, producing MLEEYRKHVADRAAQGIVPKPLDATQMAALVESLKNPPAGEEEVLLDLLINRVPPGVDEAAYVKAGFLAAVAKGEATSPLVTQEKAVELLGTMQGGYNIHPLIDALDNDKLAPIAAEALSHTLLMFDNFYDVEEKAKAGNAHAKKVIQSWADAEWFLSRPKLAEKITVTVFKVTGETNTDDLSPAPDAWSRPDIPLHALAMLKNAREGIDPDQPGAVGPIKQIEELNKKGFPLAYVGDVVGTGSSRKSATNSVLWFMGEDIPYVPNKRGGGVVLGGKIAPIFFNTMEDAGALPIEVDVNDLNMGDVIDIYPYEGEVRRRDTNDVLATFALKTDVLLDEVRAGGRIPLIIGRGLTSKARESLGLPHSDVFRISKAVEASKKGFSLAQKMVGRACGVAGIRPDEYCEPKMTSVGSQDTTGPMTRDELKDLACLGFSADLVMQSFCHTAAYPKPVDVTTHHTLPDFIMNRGGVSLRPGDGVIHSWLNRMLLPDTVGTGGDSHTRFPIGISFPAGSGLVAFAAATGVMPLDMPESVLVRFKGKMQPGITLRDLVHAIPLYAIKQGLLTVEKKGKKNIFSGRILEIEGLPDLKVEQAFELTDASAERSAAGCTIKLDKAPIIEYLNSNIVLLKWMISEGYGDRRTLERRIQGMEKWLADPQLLEADADAEYAAVIDIDLADIKEPILCAPNDPDDARWLSDVQGEKIDEVFIGSCMTNIGHFRAAGKLLDSHKGQLPTRLWVAPPTKMDAAQLTEEGYYSVFGKSGARIEIPGCSLCMGNQARVADGATVVSTSTRNFPNRLGTGANVYLASAELAAVASLLGRLPTSEEYQTYMSQVDKTAQDTYRYLNFDQLGQYTEKADGVIFQTTV
- a CDS encoding YacL family protein — its product is MDYEFLRDVTGQVIVRMSMGHEAIGHWFNEEVKGQLTILTDVEDAARSVAGSERQWRRVGHEYTLSLDEEEVMVQANQLSFTTDELEEGMSYYDEESLSLCGLDDFLTLVEKYRDFVLH